A single window of Oreochromis aureus strain Israel breed Guangdong linkage group 7, ZZ_aureus, whole genome shotgun sequence DNA harbors:
- the LOC116324931 gene encoding tripartite motif-containing protein 16-like: MLGESVEDLKKTSVSASTELEDVSCDVCTERKVKAVKSCLQCLVSYCEQHLQPHYESLAFEKHKLVDPCQKLDDHVCSHHNEVIKIFCRTDQQCICCLCSKDEHKGHDTVSALTERKEKQTELGVSQQNIQQRIKEKEKDMKVLQQEVEAINQSADKAVRDNEKVFNDLIQLIKKRSSNLKQQIRSKQKNELNRVGELQEKLQQELAELKRKGTELEQLSGTQDHIHFLHSYPLLSPLSESTNSPSINIRSPCYFDDVTAAVSEVRKKLENTIKLEWTKISLKVTSADFLLLPEPEPKTRADFLQYSRQITLDLNTAHPQLILSEGNRIARLTIKKQLYPDHPDRFTQRQQVLSRESLTGRCYWEVEMGPASATVAVTYKDISRTGDESEFGCNDRSWALENSVEFIHNSMSNTISGPRSSRIGVYLDHSAGVLSFYWISKTMTLLHRVQTTFSQPLYAGLSVYGCGNSLKLCELT; the protein is encoded by the coding sequence ATGTTGGGAGAGTCAGTGGAGGACCTGAAGAAGACTTCAGTCAGCGCTTCTACTGAACTTGAAGATGTGAgctgtgatgtctgcactgaGAGAAAGGTGAAAGCTGTCAAGTCCTGTCTGCAGTGTCTGGTCTCTTACTGTGAGCAGCACCTCCAGCCTCACTATGAATCCCTTGCctttgaaaaacacaaactggtgGACCCCTGTCAGAAGCTTGATGACCATGTCTGCTCTCATCACAATGAAGTTATAAAGATTTTCTGCCGCACTGATCAGCAGTGTATCTGTTGTTTGTGCTCCAaggatgaacataaaggccacGACACAGTTTCAGCTTTAACagaaaggaaagagaaacagacagaGCTCGGGGTGAGTCAgcaaaacatccagcagagaattaaagaaaaggaaaaagacatGAAGGTGCTTCAGCAGGAGGTGGAGGCAATCAATCAGTCTGCTGATAAAGCTGTGAGAGACAATGAGAAGGTCTTCAATGATCTTATCCAACTCATCAAAAAAAGAAGCTCCAATCTGAAGCAGCAGATCAGATCTAAGCAGAAAAATGAGTTGAACAGAGTCGGGGAGCTTCAGGAGAAGCTGCAGCAGGAGCTCGCTGAACTGAAGAGGAAGGGGACAGAGCTGGAACAGCTGTCAGGCACACAAGATCACATCCACTTCCTACACAGTTACCCTCTTCTGTCGCCTCTAAGTGAATCCACAAACTCGCCCAGTATCAATATTCGCTCACCGTGTTACTTTGATGATGTAACAGCAGCTGTATCAGAGGTCAGAAAGAAACTCGAGAATACTATTAAACTTGAGTGGACCAAGATCTCACTTAAAGTGACCAGTGCGGATTTTTTACTCCTACCGGAGCCAGAACCCAAGACCAGAGCTGACTTCTTGCAGTATTCACGTCAAATCACACTGGATCTAAACACTGCACACCCACAGCTGATATTATCTGAAGGCAACAGAATAGCTAGATTGACGataaaaaaacagctgtatcctgatcatccagacagattcactCAAAGGCAGCAGGTTCTGAGCAGAGAGAGCCTGACTGGACGTTgctactgggaggtggagatgGGACCAGCTAGTGCTACAGTTGCAGTCACATACAAGGACATTAGCAGAACAGGAGATGAAAGTGAATTTGGATGCAATGACAGATCTTGGGCTTTAGAAAATTCTGTTGAATTTATTCACAACAGCATGAGCAACACCATCTCGGGTCCTCGGTCTTCCAGAATtggagtgtacctggatcacagtGCAGGTGTTCTGTCTTTCTACTGGATCTCTaaaaccatgactctcctccacagagtccagaccacattcagTCAGCCGCTCTACGCTGGACTCAGCGTTTATGGTTGTGGTAATTCTCTGAAATTGTGTGAACTCACATAG
- the LOC116324918 gene encoding tripartite motif-containing protein 16-like yields MAQRGIQMNQDKLCCSICLDLLKDPVTIPCGHNYCMNCIQIHWDEEDRKNIHSCPQCRQTFAPRPALGKNTMLAELVEELEKTGQTAPANHCYAGPEDVSCDVCTDRKLKAVKSCLQCLVSYCEQHLQPHYESPAFRKHKLVDPYQKLQDNICSHHNEAMKIFCRTDQQCICYLCSMDEHKGHDTVSAAKEMSEKQRELEGCQEKIQQKIKDQFKHMRVLQQKMKAISQSADKAVRDSEMIFTELIRFIEKRSSDVKQQIRSKQKKEVSRLTELQEKLRQETIDLQQKKSELEQLCHMQDCITFLQKYPSLSSLTFSEEPPSISIHPLCNFDDVTASLSEIREKMQDILKGQWTKLSATVSECNELPSQREHTIREEFLKYSQHITLVPDTESRILISDSKKKAEASITQSFLKRRMLIELRSLQRRKMSHFCVLSKECLTGRCYWEVTWSGTVAVAVTNTNRTPVYGFGNDDTSWALYCIRNEFEFRHDNIRTHISTCQSSTIGVYLDHSAGTLSFYSVSDDMTLLHRVQATFTQPLYAGFFVGCGSVVELK; encoded by the coding sequence ATGGCGCAGCGAGGAATCCAGATGAACCAGGACAAACTCTGCTGTTCGATCTGTTTGGATCTCCTCAAGGATCCGGTGACTATTCCCTGTGGACACAACTACTGTATGAACTGTATTCAAATCCACTGGGATGAAGAGGATCGGAAGAACATCCACAGCTGTCCTCAGTGCAGACAGACCTTTGCACCGAGGCCTGCTCTGGGGAAAAACACCATGTTGGCAGAATTAGTAGAGGAGCTGGAGAAGACTGGACAAACTGCTCCTGCTaatcactgctatgctggacctgaagatgtgagctgtgatgtctgcactgaTAGAAAGCTGAAAGCTGTCAAGTCCTGTCTGCAGTGTCTGGTCTCTTACTGTGAGCAGCACCTCCAGCCTCACTATGAATCCCCCGCCTTTAggaaacacaagctggtggaCCCCTACCAGAAGCTTCAGGACAATATCTGCTCTCATCACAATGAAGCTATGAAGATTTTCTGTCGCACTGATCAGCAGTGTATCTGTTATCTGTGCTCCATGGATGAACATAAAGGTCACGACACAGtttcagctgcaaaagaaatgagtgagaagcagagagagctcGAGGGGTGTCAGGAGAAAATCCAGCAGAAAATTAAGGACCAATTTAAACACATGCGGGTTCTTCAGCAGAAAATGAAAGCCATCAGTCAATCTGCAGATAAAGCTGTGAGGGACAGTGAGATGATCTTCACAGAGCTTATCCGCTTCATAGaaaaaagaagctctgatgtaAAGCAGCAGATCAGATCTAAGCAAAAAAAGGAGGTGAGTCGACTTACAGAGCTTCAAGAGAAGTTAAGGCAGGAGACTATTGATCTGCAACAGAAGAAATCTGAGTTGGAACAACTCTGTCACATGCAGGATTGCATCACCTTTCTACAAAAGTATCCCTCACTGTCAAGCTTGACTTTCAGTGAGGAGCCACCCAGCATCAGTATTCACCCTCTGTGTAACTTTGATGATGTGACAGCTTCTCTGTCAGAAATCAGGGAAAAGATGCAGGACATACTCAAAGGACAATGGACCAAGCTATCAGCAACAGTGAGTGAGTGTAATGAGTTACCatcacaaagagaacacacAATTAGAGAGgaattcttaaaatattcacaaCATATCACACTGGTTCCAGACACAGAAAGCAGGATTTTAATATCTGATAGCAAGAAAAAAGCAGAAGCAAGTATTACACAAAGTTTTTTGAAACGGCGCATGTTAATAGAATTACGATCtctacaaagaagaaaaatgtctcATTTTTGTGTCCTAAGTAAAGAGTGTTTGACTGGCCGGTGTTACTGGGAGGTGACGTGGTCTGGGACTGTTGCAGTAGCAGtcacaaatacaaacagaaCACCAGTATATGGATTTGGGAATGATGACACATCTTGGGCGCTATACTGTATAAGAAATGAATTTGAATTTAGACATGACAACATCAGAACTCACATCTCCACATGTCAGTCCTCCACTATCGGAGTGTATCTGGACCACAGTGCAGgtactctgtccttctacagtgtTTCTGACGacatgactctcctccacaggGTCCAGgccacattcactcagccgctctatgcAGGATTTTTTGTTGGTTGTGGATCTGTAGTTGAGCTCAAGTAG